A window of the Zeugodacus cucurbitae isolate PBARC_wt_2022May chromosome 4, idZeuCucr1.2, whole genome shotgun sequence genome harbors these coding sequences:
- the LOC105208437 gene encoding apoptosis-inducing factor 3, whose protein sequence is MSELTNFVAVCNEADINNDEVKEYNFDENNKILLIRQNDRIWAIGATCPHQGAPLVRGVLGRGRIRCIRHGACFNIRTGDIEDFPGLDSLPSYPVEIAGNGEVRVRARVKDLNKIRRTKEMVEYDQTDERIFLLVGGGVAAATCAETLRQEGYTGRIIILCREDILPYDRTPLTKVWQVDIEDIYFRDADFYEQNNIELMLGVEAIKLDSTMRTVSCSNEQMITYDKLFIATGSKPSKLNIPCADLRNVFSLRDYRDVQAIVHALKPKTNLIFVGGGFISLEFSSIVINKVKSVLVISSNKYPLADTFGYEIGERLLQLYREKGVQMKMESRVKEIINDDGLRIIEVRTVDGYKYPCDVLVIAVGAVPNTSWLIDSTLPLNSDGTIDTDMNLMTVEPNIYVGGDIANAPILPIANQRKNIKHFQMAQYHGYIAGINMAGPIQELRAVPLFNTTLFGTYFFHGGFGSVHEISIHGDLKRLKYVAYLFDRDGNTSYVTTCSYDATVANFCELLSQGKRLHRSEVVDKSNPHQWMDKLVDTRRNRCDC, encoded by the exons atgtctgAATTGACCAATTTTGTTGCAGTTTGTAACGAAGCGGATATAAATAATGACGAAGTTAAAGAGTACAATTTTGATGAAAACAATAAGATATTGTTAATACGTCAAAATGATCGTATCTGGGCTATTGGCGCTACGTGTCCACATCAAGGTGCGCCTTTGGTAAGAGGCGTATTGGGACGTGGACGCATTCGTTGCATACGGCATGGTGCCTGTTTTAATATTAGAACTGGCGATATTGAGGATTTTCCTGGACTAGACTCATTACCGTCGTATCCGGTTGAAATAGCTGGAAACGGTGAGGTTAGAGTGCGTGCGAGAGTCAAAGATTTGAATAAGATACGACGCACAAAAGAGATGGTCGAGTATGATCAAACTGACGAACGCATATTTTTGTTAGTCGGCGGTGGAGTTGCTGCGGCTACATGCGCTGAAACACTGCGTCAAGAAGGCTACACAGGACGCATAATAATATTGTGTCGTGAGGACATATTACCTTACGATCGTACACCATTAACCAAAGTTTGGCAAGTAGATATAGAGGATATATATTTTCGCGATGCCGATTTTTATGAGCAAAATAATATTGAGCTAATGTTGGGTGTGGAGGCGATTAAATTGGACTCAACCATGCGCACGGTTAGCTGTTCCAATGAACAAATGATTACATACGATAAACTTTTCATTGCGACTGGTTCGAAACCTTCCAAATTAAATATACCTTGTGCTGATTTAAGAAATGTATTCTCACTTCGCGATTATCGAGATGTACAAGCAATAGTTCATGCATTGAAACCAAAAACGAATTTAATTTTCGTAGGTGGTGGTTTCATtagtttggaattttcatcCATAGTAATTAACAAAGTAAAATCG GTGCTTGTGATTAGTAGTAATAAATATCCACTGGCAGATACCTTTGGCTATGAGATAGGTGAGAGATTATTACAATTATACCGTGAAAAGGGTGtacaaatgaaaatggaaaGTAGAGTTAAAGAAATAATCAACGATGATGGCCTTAGAATTATCGAAGTCAGAACAGTTGATGGCTATAAATATCCCTGTGACGTATTAGTCATTGCAGTTGGTGCAGTGCCTAATACCAGTTGGCTCATCGATTCGACATTGCCCTTAAATTCTGATGGTACAATTGATACGGATATGAATTTAATGACTGTTGAGCCCAACATCTATGTGGGCGGTGATATCGCTAATGCACCAATTCTACCGATTGCGAATcaaagaaaaaacataaaacattttcaaatggCACAATATCATGGTTATATAGCTGGGATAAATATGGCTGGTCCTATACAAGAACTACGCGCTGTACCATTGTTCAACACAACACTCTTTGGTACATATTTTTTCCATGGCGGTTTTGGCAGTGTACACGAAATTTCCATACACGGTGACTTGAAACGTTTAAAATATGTGGCATATTTATTCGATAGAGATGGCAATACCTCATATGTGACCACATGCAGTTATGATGCAACGGTGGCCAATTTTTGTGAACTGTTGTCGCAAGGCAAACGTTTACATCGTTCCGAGGTGGTTGATAAGTCCAATCCACATCAATGGATGGACAAATTGGTCGATACGCGACGTAATCGTTGCGACTGttga
- the LOC105208413 gene encoding hybrid signal transduction histidine kinase M isoform X1: MEFFPHQQQPHTAQQVDDGSISGPATNINTISSNNNNNNNNNINNVRSTNNTPPTSNTINSAATTDTVDAATVAIAKDMLQLHHGSGAILTNNNNNNNNNTSNSSNNNNSSAALEAMNTSTSSNAANTNSVVVAAGSGNSTTNSGVVPNAGANLNTNHPPAHASTAVNSGGGASNVLTAPDNALGFLKYDQELLYITEPCTIIGRNSSTSHVHFHVAENNLVSRKHFQVLYDGDARDFFVQCLSKNGIFVDDFLQRRNADPLRLPNSCYFRFPSTEIRIQFESFVHGGALNASGALNNSNNSGISYHNNSHHNVAALQNNSGIGGGGSGGGGGGGGGGGCAQFIISPAPPDEHHHPHASATGPSTHASTHVSHHHQPHVSAGGVTSSTHLLPNMDNSNVYSPLKISIPKKEQKSPYLSPTGTISAANSCPASPRQGFHQNQANYNNYSNNNLQNQDLFQTPSTASYNHNEKPPYSYAQLIVQAISAAPDKQLTLSGIYSFIVKHYPYYRKETNKGWQNSIRHNLSLNRYFIKVARSQDEPGKGSFWRIDPDSGAKLIDHSYKKRRQRSSQGFRPTYGMPRSAPVSPSHMDNSRESSPLQDFVLQSAPGSPGMSIEQRATDGDIMYNNTTQNMHQSTANNSHNQYNSSGSPYYVSNQNSNIAGVQQQQQQQQHLHNEGGVTIGSGSGNGVGALIALKRNHAMAAGAQQQQQQQQQQQQHQHQVQALHPDIIYEEMPTDYSGNMESGDEGCSIGGGGGNGAGGDASKRPKYISEVL; encoded by the exons ATGGAATTCTTcccccaccaacaacaaccacatacaGCTCAGCAAGTGGATGACGGTTCTATATCCGGCCCGGCAACCAATATAAATACTATCAgtagtaacaacaataacaacaacaacaacaacataaacaacgTACGTAGCACAAACAATACCCCGCCCACCTCAAACACAATAAATAGTGCAGCAACAACGGACACCGTCGACGCTGCCACTGTAGCCATCGCCAAGGATATGCTCCAGTTGCATCATGGCAGTGGCGCGATactaacaaataataataataacaacaacaataacacgagTAACagcagtaataataataatagtagcgCAGCCTTAGAGGCCATGAATACATCAACATCATCTAACGCCGCCAACACCAATTCGGTCGTAGTTGCAGCTGGTAGTGGCAACAGTACAACCAATAGTGGTGTCGTGCCTAATGCAGGCGCCAATCTGAATACCAATCACCCACCTGCCCATGCCTCAACCGCCGTTAATTCGGGCGGCGGTGCATCAAACGTTTTAACGGCACCTGACAATGCGCTCGGCTTTCTAAAATACGACCAGGAATTGTTATACATCACCGAGCCATGTACGATTATTGGACGAAACTCATCAACATCGCATGTGCACTTTCATGTGGCCGAGAACAATTTGGTGTCGAGAAAGCATTTTCAGGTTCTTTACGATGGAGATGCACGTGATTTTTTCGTGCAGTGTCTAAGTAAAAATGGTATTTTCGTCGATGATTTTTTGCAGCGACGAAATGCCGATCCGCTTCGATTACCTAACAG CTGTTACTTTCGCTTTCCCAGCACCGAGATTCGCATACAATTCGAGAGTTTCGTACATGGTGGCGCTTTAAATGCTTCCGGCGCGCTAAATAACTCGAACAACAGTGGCATATCGTATCATAACAATAGTCACCACAATGTGGCTGCCCTGCAGAATAATAGTGGAATAGGTGGTGgtggcagcggcggcggcggcggcggtggtggtggcggtggttgTGCTCAATTCATTATTTCGCCTGCGCCACCCGATGAACATCATCATCCGCATGCGTCTGCGACTGGACCATCAACGCATGCGTCAACACATGTATCTCATCACCATCAACCGCATGTGTCCGCTGGTGGAGTGACATCGTCAACTCATCTGCTGCCGAATATGGATAATTCAAATGTGTATTCACCACTAAAGATATCCATACCGAAGAAGGAGCAGAAGAGTCCATATCTATCACCAACTG GTACAATAAGTGCTGCAAATAGTTGTCCAGCCAGCCCGCGACAAGGTTTCCATCAAAACCAAGCTAATTataacaactacagcaacaacaatttacaaAAC CAAGACCTATTCCAAACACCATCAACAGCTAGCTATAATCACAATGAGAAACCACCATATAGCTATGCACAGTTGATTGTACAAGCTATATCCGCCGCACCGGATAAACAATTGACACTTTCtggcatttattcatttatagtcAAGCATTATCCGTACTATCGTAAAGAAACAAACAAGGGTTGGCAGAACTCCATACGCCATAATCTTAGTTTGAATAG gTATTTCATTAAAGTTGCACGTTCGCAAGATGAGCCGGGCAAGGGTAGTTTCTGGCGCATTGATCCTGATAGTGGCGCCAAATTGATTGATCATAGCTATAAGAAACGGCGTCAACGTAGCAGCCAAGGTTTTCGCCCAACATATGGCATGCCACGTTCGGCACCAGTCTCACCGAGTCATATGG ACAATTCGCGTGAGAGTTCACCACTGCAGGATTTCGTTTTGCAATCGGCCCCTGGCTCGCCGGGCATGTCTATTGAGCAACGCGCAACCGATGGTG ATATTATgtacaacaacacaactcaGAATATGCACCAATCGACGGCTAACAATTCCCACAATCAAtacaa CAGTAGCGGAAGCCCATACTatgtttcaaatcaaaattcaaatattgccggtgtacagcagcagcaacaacaacaacaacatttacacaACGAGGGTGGCGTGACCATTGGTAGTGGCAGCGGCAACGGTGTTGGTGCCTTGATTGCGCTCAAACGTAATCATGCTATGGCAGCTggcgcacaacaacagcaacagcagcagcagcaacaacaacaacatcaacatcaaGTACAAGCGTTGCATCCGGACATAATATACGAGGAGATGCCAACTGATTACAGTGGCAATATGGAATCTGGCGATGAAGGTTGCAgtattggtggtggtggtggtaatgGCGCCGGCGGTGACGCCAGCAAACGTCCCAAATATATATCTGAAGTACTCTGA
- the LOC105208413 gene encoding hybrid signal transduction histidine kinase M isoform X2 — translation MEFFPHQQQPHTAQQVDDGSISGPATNINTISSNNNNNNNNNINNVRSTNNTPPTSNTINSAATTDTVDAATVAIAKDMLQLHHGSGAILTNNNNNNNNNTSNSSNNNNSSAALEAMNTSTSSNAANTNSVVVAAGSGNSTTNSGVVPNAGANLNTNHPPAHASTAVNSGGGASNVLTAPDNALGFLKYDQELLYITEPCTIIGRNSSTSHVHFHVAENNLVSRKHFQVLYDGDARDFFVQCLSKNGIFVDDFLQRRNADPLRLPNSCYFRFPSTEIRIQFESFVHGGALNASGALNNSNNSGISYHNNSHHNVAALQNNSGIGGGGSGGGGGGGGGGGCAQFIISPAPPDEHHHPHASATGPSTHASTHVSHHHQPHVSAGGVTSSTHLLPNMDNSNVYSPLKISIPKKEQKSPYLSPTGTISAANSCPASPRQGFHQNQANYNNYSNNNLQNQDLFQTPSTASYNHNEKPPYSYAQLIVQAISAAPDKQLTLSGIYSFIVKHYPYYRKETNKGWQNSIRHNLSLNRYFIKVARSQDEPGKGSFWRIDPDSGAKLIDHSYKKRRQRSSQGFRPTYGMPRSAPVSPSHMDNSRESSPLQDFVLQSAPGSPGMSIEQRATDGDIMYNNTTQNMHQSTANNSHNQYNSGSPYYVSNQNSNIAGVQQQQQQQQHLHNEGGVTIGSGSGNGVGALIALKRNHAMAAGAQQQQQQQQQQQQHQHQVQALHPDIIYEEMPTDYSGNMESGDEGCSIGGGGGNGAGGDASKRPKYISEVL, via the exons ATGGAATTCTTcccccaccaacaacaaccacatacaGCTCAGCAAGTGGATGACGGTTCTATATCCGGCCCGGCAACCAATATAAATACTATCAgtagtaacaacaataacaacaacaacaacaacataaacaacgTACGTAGCACAAACAATACCCCGCCCACCTCAAACACAATAAATAGTGCAGCAACAACGGACACCGTCGACGCTGCCACTGTAGCCATCGCCAAGGATATGCTCCAGTTGCATCATGGCAGTGGCGCGATactaacaaataataataataacaacaacaataacacgagTAACagcagtaataataataatagtagcgCAGCCTTAGAGGCCATGAATACATCAACATCATCTAACGCCGCCAACACCAATTCGGTCGTAGTTGCAGCTGGTAGTGGCAACAGTACAACCAATAGTGGTGTCGTGCCTAATGCAGGCGCCAATCTGAATACCAATCACCCACCTGCCCATGCCTCAACCGCCGTTAATTCGGGCGGCGGTGCATCAAACGTTTTAACGGCACCTGACAATGCGCTCGGCTTTCTAAAATACGACCAGGAATTGTTATACATCACCGAGCCATGTACGATTATTGGACGAAACTCATCAACATCGCATGTGCACTTTCATGTGGCCGAGAACAATTTGGTGTCGAGAAAGCATTTTCAGGTTCTTTACGATGGAGATGCACGTGATTTTTTCGTGCAGTGTCTAAGTAAAAATGGTATTTTCGTCGATGATTTTTTGCAGCGACGAAATGCCGATCCGCTTCGATTACCTAACAG CTGTTACTTTCGCTTTCCCAGCACCGAGATTCGCATACAATTCGAGAGTTTCGTACATGGTGGCGCTTTAAATGCTTCCGGCGCGCTAAATAACTCGAACAACAGTGGCATATCGTATCATAACAATAGTCACCACAATGTGGCTGCCCTGCAGAATAATAGTGGAATAGGTGGTGgtggcagcggcggcggcggcggcggtggtggtggcggtggttgTGCTCAATTCATTATTTCGCCTGCGCCACCCGATGAACATCATCATCCGCATGCGTCTGCGACTGGACCATCAACGCATGCGTCAACACATGTATCTCATCACCATCAACCGCATGTGTCCGCTGGTGGAGTGACATCGTCAACTCATCTGCTGCCGAATATGGATAATTCAAATGTGTATTCACCACTAAAGATATCCATACCGAAGAAGGAGCAGAAGAGTCCATATCTATCACCAACTG GTACAATAAGTGCTGCAAATAGTTGTCCAGCCAGCCCGCGACAAGGTTTCCATCAAAACCAAGCTAATTataacaactacagcaacaacaatttacaaAAC CAAGACCTATTCCAAACACCATCAACAGCTAGCTATAATCACAATGAGAAACCACCATATAGCTATGCACAGTTGATTGTACAAGCTATATCCGCCGCACCGGATAAACAATTGACACTTTCtggcatttattcatttatagtcAAGCATTATCCGTACTATCGTAAAGAAACAAACAAGGGTTGGCAGAACTCCATACGCCATAATCTTAGTTTGAATAG gTATTTCATTAAAGTTGCACGTTCGCAAGATGAGCCGGGCAAGGGTAGTTTCTGGCGCATTGATCCTGATAGTGGCGCCAAATTGATTGATCATAGCTATAAGAAACGGCGTCAACGTAGCAGCCAAGGTTTTCGCCCAACATATGGCATGCCACGTTCGGCACCAGTCTCACCGAGTCATATGG ACAATTCGCGTGAGAGTTCACCACTGCAGGATTTCGTTTTGCAATCGGCCCCTGGCTCGCCGGGCATGTCTATTGAGCAACGCGCAACCGATGGTG ATATTATgtacaacaacacaactcaGAATATGCACCAATCGACGGCTAACAATTCCCACAATCAAtacaa TAGCGGAAGCCCATACTatgtttcaaatcaaaattcaaatattgccggtgtacagcagcagcaacaacaacaacaacatttacacaACGAGGGTGGCGTGACCATTGGTAGTGGCAGCGGCAACGGTGTTGGTGCCTTGATTGCGCTCAAACGTAATCATGCTATGGCAGCTggcgcacaacaacagcaacagcagcagcagcaacaacaacaacatcaacatcaaGTACAAGCGTTGCATCCGGACATAATATACGAGGAGATGCCAACTGATTACAGTGGCAATATGGAATCTGGCGATGAAGGTTGCAgtattggtggtggtggtggtaatgGCGCCGGCGGTGACGCCAGCAAACGTCCCAAATATATATCTGAAGTACTCTGA
- the Sod gene encoding superoxide dismutase [Cu-Zn], with translation MPAKAVSVINGDVKGTIYFEQQDEFSDVKVTGEVTGLAKGLHGFHVHEFGDNTNGCTSAGPHFNPSGDEHGAPTDKNRHMGDLGNIEASGDGPTQVNINDNLITLFGTNSIVGRTLVVHADPDDLGKGGHELSKTTGNAGARLGCGVIGICKI, from the exons atgccTGCTAAAGCTGTAAGCGTAATCAACGGTGATGTCAAGGGTACCATTTACTTTGAGCAGCAG gaTGAGTTTTCCGACGTAAAAGTAACTGGTGAAGTTACCGGACTCGCTAAGGGTCTTCATGGCTTCCACGTACATGAATTTGGTGATAACACTAACGGTTGCACCTCAGCTGGACCACATTTTAATCCATCTGGCGATGAGCATGGCGCACCAACCGACAAAAATCGTCATATGGGTGACTTGGGAAATATTGAAGCCAGTGGTGATGGACCAACACAG GTCAACATCAAcgataatttaattacattgtTCGGTACAAATAGCATCGTTGGACGTACTCTCGTTGTACATGCTGATCCCGATGATTTGGGCAAAGGTGGTCACGAATTGAGCAAGACAACTGGCAATGCTGGTGCACGTCTTGGCTGTGGTGTGATTGGCATTTGCAAGATCTAA
- the LOC105208393 gene encoding 39S ribosomal protein L2, mitochondrial yields MNNLTRLLANCTLNASRHQLASHNGITAAVIQVRGKCKVVQKPQPGAGQQFRRVVHYPEEYTIKPLEITHLAGRDPATGRLVAKGIGGGLKQKFHWVKWVRDGPTEGPPQEERVIEIIDDGCRTAKVALVGVGDELKYILATENMKVGDIIRTSRVIPRIPVRPNEGDAYPLGALPVGTRIHNLEKNPGYPFHLIHAAGTFGTILRKFDDKVVVQLPSKREFAFDRTCMATVGRLSNVEHNKEHIGSAQRMRLLGNRPRSGLWKRKEGKHGRKIRKLPAMSLASPPPKQKDEVINLTLNL; encoded by the exons atgaatAACTTAACCCGTTTGTTGGCTAATTGCACATTAAATGCTTCGCGTCATCAGCTAGCAAGCCATAATGGCATTACAGCTGCCGTTATTCAAGTACGCGGAAAGTGCAAGGTTGTGCAAAAGCCCCAACCTGGTGCCGGTCAACAATTTCGTCGAGTGGTGCACTACCCAGAAGAATACACCATAAAACCATTGGAGATCACTCATTTGGCAGGACGTGATCCAGCGACGGGTCGCTTGGTAGCCAAAGGTATAGGTGGTGGATTGAAACAGAAATTTCATTGGGTAAAATGGGTACGGGATGGCCCAACGGAAGGACCACCACAAGAGGAGCGTGTGATAGAAATAATCGACGATGGTTGTCGCACTGCaaaagtagcacttgttggtgTAGGAGATGAACTTAAATACATACTagcaacagaaaatatgaaagTTGGTGACATCATAAGAACTTCGCGTGTTATACCACGTATACCAG TACGTCCCAATGAAGGTGATGCCTATCCACTTGGCGCTTTACCAGTTGGTACACGCATACATAATCTGGAGAAAAATCCCGGTTATCCCTTTCACTTGATACACGCCGCCGGTACATTTGGCACCATTTTAAGAAAATTCGATGACAAGGTTGTGGTTCAGTTACCGTCAAAACGTGAATTTGCATTTGATCGCACTTGCATGGCCACAGTTG GTCGCCTATCAAATGTTGAACACAATAAAGAACATATTGGTAGCGCTCAACGCATGCGTCTACTTGGCAATCGCCCACGCTCTGGTTTATGGAAACGGAAAGAAGGCAAACATGGTAGAAAGATACGCAAATTGCCTGCAATGTCGCTCGCATCACCACCACCCAAGCAAAAGGACGAagttattaatttaactttgaaTTTGTAG
- the Mrpl2_0 gene encoding ubiquitin fusion degradation protein 1 homolog encodes MFHFNGFNMEFLDNGRSFQETYKCFPVAMLPGNEREDLERGGKIIMPPSALDVLTRHNVEYPMLFKLTNRAQKRTTHAGVLEFVAEEGKCYLPLWMMQNLLITEGCPVRIESVSLPVATFSKFQPQSTDFLDITNPKAVLENALRNFACLTTGDVIAIKYNKKVYELCVLETRPGNAVSIIECDMNVEFEAAIGYEPNKPKTEEPPVEEPQDHVMEEVVETFKGSGVRLDGKKKKDNQLDTPVIKRLLARGVPDYDYKFGYLKFDRSIKPISERVPKKDGEEEEPETFHGQGFSMKTRKL; translated from the exons atg TTTCATTTTAACGGTTTCAATATGGAATTCCTGGATAATGGACGCAGCTTCCAGGAAACATACAAGTGCTTCCCCGTTGCCATGTTGCCCGGCAACGAACGTGAAGATTTAGAGCGTGGTGGCAAAA TTATTATGCCACCATCAGCATTAGATGTGCTAACACGTCACAACGTTGAATATCCTATGCTCTTCAAATTGACTAATCGTGCACAAAAACGCACCACACATGCCGGTGTACTTGAATTCGTTGCCGAGGAAGGTAAATGCTATTTACCCTTGTGGATGATGCAAAATCTTTTGATTACGGAAGGCTGTCCTGTACGCATCGAGAGTGTCAGCTTGCCGGtggcaacattttcaaaatttcaaccaCAAAGCACAGATTTCTTAGATATTACTAATCCAAAAGCTGTATTGGAGAATGCTCTACGTAATTTTGCTTGTCTTACCACTGGTGATGTTATTGCtatcaaatataataagaaaGTGTATGAATTGTGCGTGCTGGAAACACGTCCTGGGAATGCGGTCAGCATCATTGAATGTGATATGAAT GTGGAATTCGAAGCTGCAATTGGTTATGAACCGAATAAGCCGAAAACTGAGGAACCCCCAGTAGAAGAACCACAAGATCATGTTATGGAGGAGGTAGTTGAGACTTTTAAGGGGTCCGGTGTGCGTTTAGATGGCAAGAAAAAGAAAGATAATCAGCTAGACACCCCTGTAATTAAAAGG TTGCTCGCTCGTGGTGTGCCCGATTACGATTACAAGTTTGGATATTTAAAGTTCGACCGTTCTATCAAACCAATCAGCGAACGTGTTCCCAAAAAGGACGGTGAAGAAGAGGAGCCAGAGACGTTCCATGGTCAAGGCTTTTCAATGAAGACACGCAAATTGTAA
- the LOC105208432 gene encoding uncharacterized protein LOC105208432 — protein sequence MAELPENLQIVKTEGPQLTETEAQPRRLIKERLNLHVKRRLQQEQEPHLQPQQTQIITHPSGNTAREIVTTAAPAPVPQQSPQSANVNVNVNSTANDVTAPTSTSKRKEKQQQKEPAKTRRPYQKRTDKNTTKIQTQSQIQMQISAEDGGRARKNKRHKAQGTLVGNIAPTAAGNAAHSGSAGALCLSPGVEEGSGGGGDDMDGRDIYSRDKEKCPDILGMVLSGKKRALLQNSEVKEFLAKIMTAFKN from the coding sequence ATGGCCGAATTACcggaaaatttgcaaattgttaAGACAGAAGGACCACAATTAACGGAAACGGAAGCACAACCGCGTCGTCTTATTAAGGAGCGTCTAAATTTGCACGTGAAACGACGTCTCCAACAAGAGCAGGAACCCCATCTACAACcgcaacaaacacaaataattaCTCACCCTTCTGGGAATACAGCACGAGAAATAGTGACAACTGCAGCACCAGCACCAGTACCACAACAGTCACCACAATCAGCAAACGTGAACGTGAACGTGAATTCGACAGCAAACGACGTCACTGCGCCGACATCAACATCGAAAAGGAAAgagaaacaacaacagaaagaaCCAGCCAAAACACGGAGACCCTATCAAAAGCGAACGGACAAAAACACCACCAAAATACAAACACAATCGCAgatacaaatgcaaataagtGCTGAAGATGGCGGAAGAGCTCGCAAAAACAAACGTCACAAAGCACAGGGAACATTGGTGGGTAACATAGCGCCTACTGCGGCTGGTAATGCAGCGCACAGTGGAAGCGCCGGTGCCTTGTGTTTGTCACCCGGCGTTGAGGAAGGTAGTGGTGGCGGTGGTGATGATATGGACGGACGAGATATATATTCCCGTGACAAAGAGAAATGTCCCGATATTTTGGGAATGGTTTTGAGTGGTAAAAAACGTGCTTTATTGCAGAATTCTGAAGTCAAAGAGTTTTTGGCCAAAATAATGACTGCctttaaaaattga